One Deltaproteobacteria bacterium DNA segment encodes these proteins:
- a CDS encoding GIY-YIG nuclease family protein, which translates to MDKQFCVCILASKRNGTLYIGVTSQLATRVWQHKSKVVEGFSAKYGVDKLVY; encoded by the coding sequence ATGGACAAGCAGTTCTGCGTTTGCATCCTGGCCAGCAAACGGAACGGCACGCTGTACATTGGGGTGACCTCACAGCTGGCAACGCGGGTGTGGCAGCATAAGAGCAAGGTAGTGGAGGGTTTTTCGGCCAAGTACGGCGTTGACAAGCTGGTCTAC